The DNA window GTCGAGCGCGTCGAGCGCCTCGTTTTCAGGCGGGCGGAAGCGTTTGAAATGAGCCAGGAGGCAGTTTATTCATCGAACGGATGCTGAAGCGTCGGTATCGCTCGGTCACGAGCGGGACGCTTCCAGGCGCAAGGATCGGTCGAGGACTCCATGCTCAAGACACCGAGACTCAAGCCGCACCTCAACGTCGAAGTCCTCCCTCCCGACAAGGTCTTCTTATTGGCGGAGTCGGGCTACCAGCTCCTGAGCGCACAGTCGTGTGCTGCGGTGGTCCGATGCATCGACGGTGTGCGCACCTCGGACGAGATCGTCGAGGCCGTGGCGAAGGACGTCACGATGGCGCAGGCCTATTACATCCTCGCGCTGCTGGAGAAGAAGAAGTACATCGAGGAGGCGACGGACGCGCTCTCGCCGAGCGCCGCGGCCTTCTGGACCGCGATGGACGTGGACAGCGTGGTGGCCGCGGAGGCCCTTTCGACGAAGTCCGTGTCGGTCCACTCCTTCGGCGACGTGCCCGTCTCCGGCCTCCTGCGCACGATGGCGTCGATCGGGATCCGGGTCACCGACGAGGAGCACGCGGCGCTGCGTGTCGCACTCGTGGACGACTACCTCCAGGAAGGGCTGGAGGCGGTGAACGAGAAGGCGCTCGGGGAAGGGAAGCCCTGGATGATCGCCAAGGCGAACGGCGCTTACTCGTGGCTCGGGCCCGTCTTCACGCCCGGTCGTACGGGGTGCTGGAGGTGCTTGAGTCAGCGCCTGCGCGCGAACCGTGACGTCGACACGTTCCTCCAGGACGTGCTGGAGAGTCGCAAGCCGTTCGTGGTGCGGCCCGCGTTGCCGACGGTCGTCGAGGCCGCGCTGAACATGATCGCCACCGAGGTGGCGAAGTGGATCGTGCTCGGTGGCAACGAGACCCTCGATGGCAAGATGGTCTCCTTCAACACGGCGAAGCTGGACACGCAGGTCCACACGCTGGTGAAGCGACCTCAGTGTCCCGCGTGCGGCGATCCTCGGGTGCAGGCCCGGGTGTCGGGGCCGATCGAGATCCAGAGCCGGAAGAAGGTCCACGTCGTCGACGGGGGCTTCCGGAACACGACGCCCGACGAGACGGTGCGCCGGCTGGAGCACCACGTCAGTCCGATCACGGGCGTGGTGAACAAGCTCGTGCGCATCACCGACGACGCGGATCGGCTCCAGCACGTCTACGTGTCCGGCGCCAACATCGCCGTACGAACGCACACGTACGACATCCTGCGGTCGAACCTGCGGAGCCGGACGGCGGGCAAGGGGCTGAGCGATGCGCAGGCGAAGGCGAGCGCCATCGGGGAGGCCATCGAGCGCTACTCGGGGACGTTCCGGGGCGACGAGGCGAAGGTGACCGCGAGCTTCCGTGCGCTGGAGGGGCGCGGGATCAACCCGAACGCCTGCATGATGTTCAGCGAGGCGCAGTACCGCCAGCGTCAGTCGTGGATCGATCGGAACAACCCCTTCATGCGGGTGCCGTTGCCCTTCGACGAGGACGCGGTGATCGACTGGGCGCCGGTCTACTCGCTCACCCACGAGCAGACCCGGTACTTGCCGATGGAGTATTGCTACTACTCCGTCCCGATCCGGCCCGAGCACCACTTCGCGCTGCCGGACTCGAACGGGTGCGCTGCTGGAAACAGCCGAGAAGAGGCGATGCTCCAGGGGTTCCTCGAACTCATCGAGCGCGATGCCGTCTGCTTCTGGTGGTACAACCGCCTGCGGCGCCCGGCGCTGGATCTCGACAGCTTCGACGATCCGTACATGCGCGAGCTCACCGCGTTCCACCGCGCCGCGAACCGGGATCTGTGGGTGCTCGACATGACGGCGGATCTCGGGGTCCCGGTGTTCGTCGCCATCACCCGGCGGAACGACAAGCCGATGGAGGACATCGTCTTCGCGCCCGCCTGCCACCTGGATCCGCTCATCGCGGCCCAGCGTGCGCTGACGGAGATGACCCAGATCGTCTCGGCGGTCCTCGATGTGACCGAGGGCGGGGTGTACACGTTCGACGACCCGACGTCGGTGAACTGGTGGAAGACGGCGACGCTCGCCAACCAGCCCCACTTCGTGCCGAGCGACTCCTTGCCAAGGACGCGGCGGTCGGACTTCGAGGTCCGGCGCTCGGACGACATCGCCGAGGATCTCCGGTTCTGTCAGTCGCTCGTGGAGAAGCAGGGGATGGAGGTGCTCGTCCTCGATCAGTCGCGTCCCGACATCGAGATGTCGGTGATGAAGATGATCGTCCCCGGGCTCCGTCACTTCTGGGCGCGCTTCGGGCCAGGCCGGCTCTACGACGTGCCGGTGCGGATGGGCTGGCTGGACAGGCCTCTGGCCGAGTCGGAGCTGAACCCGATCCCGGTCTTCATCTGAGGTGCCTCCACCCGGGCCGCGTGGCGAGCGGCCCGGGGTCGGCGCACCGAGAGGATCGCTGGCGTCCGGGCTTTGCGCGGAGGGGGAGCTCCGGTCGAGAGGAGTGGTGGAGATGAGCAGCTACGAGCAACTACAGTCCTACGTCGCATCGCTGGCACCCGGGATTGCGCTGGTCGAGGCGCCAGAGGGCGGCGCGGTGCTGACGTCCCCGTTCGGAAGGTTCCCGCTCGGGCCGCTCTCCGGAGGCATGCAGGACGCTCTTCAGGCGCTCGCGGCGGGGAGCCGGACGGTGAAGGCGCTCGCCGGGATGGTGCTGGAGCGTGACGGGCTCGGTGGTCTGACGCGATGGACCCATGTCTTCGAGCAGTGGGCCGCGCGGGGTCTGGTGCAGCTCGATGCCGTGGTGGACGGGGTGCGGTTCGCGCGCTTCGCGTTCACCGTTCCCGTGCGCCGGTTCGTGCTGCCGGAGATCGCGACGGGGCTCCAGTACGTGATGTCACGGTTCGCCGTGTGTCATCGCGGTCCGGCCGAGCTGTGGGTGGAGTCGCCACTCCAGAGCGGGAAGGTGACGCTCGTCGATGCGCGCGCGGCCGCCCTGCTCTCGGTGTTCGCCCAGCCGAGGACGGTGGACGAGGCGATGGCAGCGTTCCCCGGGGTGTCGCGGGAGGCGCTGATCGCGGTGCTCCGGCTCCTCGTCGGCGCCGGCGTGTTCTGCGTCCGTGCGGACGGGGTGGGGACCAAGGAGGACGCGGATCCTGCGCTCCGACAGTGGGAGATCCACGATCTGTTCTTCCACGCGCGGAGCCGCATGGGCCGCCACAACAACCCCACGGGGGCGACGTTCGGCTACGTGGGCAAGGTCCCGCCTCCGCCGCTGGTCAAGCCGGTCGAGGGGCAAGTGATCCCGCTGTTCCGCCCCAGCTCCGACGTGCTCGACAGCCGC is part of the Chondromyces crocatus genome and encodes:
- a CDS encoding TOMM precursor leader peptide-binding protein, with protein sequence MLKTPRLKPHLNVEVLPPDKVFLLAESGYQLLSAQSCAAVVRCIDGVRTSDEIVEAVAKDVTMAQAYYILALLEKKKYIEEATDALSPSAAAFWTAMDVDSVVAAEALSTKSVSVHSFGDVPVSGLLRTMASIGIRVTDEEHAALRVALVDDYLQEGLEAVNEKALGEGKPWMIAKANGAYSWLGPVFTPGRTGCWRCLSQRLRANRDVDTFLQDVLESRKPFVVRPALPTVVEAALNMIATEVAKWIVLGGNETLDGKMVSFNTAKLDTQVHTLVKRPQCPACGDPRVQARVSGPIEIQSRKKVHVVDGGFRNTTPDETVRRLEHHVSPITGVVNKLVRITDDADRLQHVYVSGANIAVRTHTYDILRSNLRSRTAGKGLSDAQAKASAIGEAIERYSGTFRGDEAKVTASFRALEGRGINPNACMMFSEAQYRQRQSWIDRNNPFMRVPLPFDEDAVIDWAPVYSLTHEQTRYLPMEYCYYSVPIRPEHHFALPDSNGCAAGNSREEAMLQGFLELIERDAVCFWWYNRLRRPALDLDSFDDPYMRELTAFHRAANRDLWVLDMTADLGVPVFVAITRRNDKPMEDIVFAPACHLDPLIAAQRALTEMTQIVSAVLDVTEGGVYTFDDPTSVNWWKTATLANQPHFVPSDSLPRTRRSDFEVRRSDDIAEDLRFCQSLVEKQGMEVLVLDQSRPDIEMSVMKMIVPGLRHFWARFGPGRLYDVPVRMGWLDRPLAESELNPIPVFI